Proteins encoded within one genomic window of Perognathus longimembris pacificus isolate PPM17 chromosome 28, ASM2315922v1, whole genome shotgun sequence:
- the Trex2 gene encoding three prime repair exonuclease 2, translating to MSEPPRAETFVFLDLEATGLPNVDPEIAELSLFAVHRSCLESPERDDSGTPMLPRVLDKLTLCMCPERPFTAKASEITGLTSEGLAQCRKAPFDDAIVKTLQAFLSRQEGPICLVAHNGFDYDFPLLCTELQRLGAHLPQDTVCLDTLPALRGLDRAHSHGTRAQGHKSYSLSSLFHRYFKAQPSAAHSAEGDVHTLLLIFLHRAPELLAWADEQARSWAHIEPMYVLPEGPSFEA from the coding sequence ATGTCGGAACCTCCCCGGGCTGAGACCTTCGTCTTTCTGGACCTAGAAGCCACTGGGCTCCCCAATGTGGATCCTGAGATTGCTGAACTGTCTCTTTTTGCTGTCCACCGCTCTTGCCTGGAGAGCCCAGAGCGGGATGACTCCGGTACCCCCATGCTGCCCCGTGTCCTGGATAAGCTCACACTATGCATGTGCCCGGAGCGCCCCTTCACTGCCAAGGCCAGTGAGATTACCGGCCTGACTAGCGAAGGTCTGGCTCAGTGCCGGAAGGCTCCATTCGATGATGCCATAGTGAAGACACTGCAGGCCTTCCTGAGCCGCCAGGAAGGCCCCATCTGCCTGGTGGCCCACAATGGCTTTGATTACGACTTCCCTTTGCTGTGCACCGAGCTGCAACGCCTGGGTGCTCACCTGCCCCAGGACACTGTCTGCCTGGACACACTTCCGGCGCTGCGGGGCCTGGACCGTGCCCACAGCCATGGCACGCGGGCTCAGGGCCATAAGAGCTACAGCCTGAGCAGCCTCTTCCACCGCTATTTCAAGGCTCAGCCAAGTGCGGCCCACTCAGCGGAGGGCGATGTGCATACCCTGCTCCTGATCTTCCTGCACCGTGCTCCTGAGCTGCTTGCCTGGGCAGATGAGCAGGCCCGCAGCTGGGCCCACATTGAGCCCATGTATGTGTTGCCTGAAGGCCCGAGCTTTGAAGCCTAA